In Pseudomonas nunensis, a single window of DNA contains:
- a CDS encoding D-2-hydroxyacid dehydrogenase, whose product MRVLIAEHDHPVYAQLLRQAAPELEVLTSGDSAELARQAADCPIWLGQPDLLANLLRQGHQPQWLQSTWAGITPLLADGLPRHYRLTRAVGIFGQVMAEYVLTYMLGHEREVLARLVSQVERKWDSRQGQSLAGRKVLIVGTGDIGQTVANFLVPFGVELYGIASEAREQAPFVEVAALADLPRLVGEVDYVINLLPNTPNTHDLYDAALFKQFKPTGVFINVGRGVAVVDADLVEALKEGHLAGAVIDVCRQEPLPQRHPFWTAWGLLLTGHSSAPTSPTMMVDLFVENLRAYQAGEALRGEVDFNRGY is encoded by the coding sequence ATGCGCGTTCTGATTGCTGAACACGACCACCCTGTGTACGCCCAACTGCTGCGTCAGGCAGCGCCCGAGCTGGAAGTACTGACCAGCGGCGACTCCGCCGAACTGGCGCGTCAGGCCGCCGATTGCCCGATCTGGCTCGGCCAGCCCGACTTGTTGGCCAACCTGCTGCGTCAGGGCCACCAGCCACAATGGCTGCAATCGACCTGGGCCGGCATCACGCCGCTGCTAGCCGACGGCTTGCCACGCCACTATCGCCTGACCCGGGCGGTGGGGATTTTCGGCCAGGTCATGGCTGAATACGTGTTGACCTACATGCTCGGCCACGAACGCGAGGTGCTGGCGCGATTGGTCAGCCAGGTCGAGCGCAAGTGGGACAGTCGCCAGGGCCAAAGCCTGGCGGGACGCAAAGTGCTGATCGTCGGCACTGGCGACATCGGCCAGACCGTAGCGAATTTCCTCGTGCCGTTTGGCGTCGAGTTGTATGGCATCGCCAGCGAAGCCCGCGAGCAGGCACCGTTTGTTGAAGTGGCCGCGCTGGCCGACCTGCCGCGACTGGTCGGTGAAGTCGATTACGTGATCAACCTGCTGCCGAACACGCCTAACACTCACGATCTGTACGACGCGGCGCTGTTCAAGCAATTCAAGCCAACCGGCGTGTTCATCAACGTCGGACGCGGCGTGGCAGTGGTCGATGCAGACCTGGTGGAAGCCTTGAAAGAAGGGCATCTGGCGGGCGCGGTAATCGACGTCTGCCGTCAGGAACCTCTGCCGCAGCGGCATCCATTCTGGACTGCCTGGGGCCTACTCCTGACCGGCCACAGCTCGGCTCCCACCTCGCCAACGATGATGGTGGACCTGTTCGTCGAAAACCTGCGGGCGTATCAGGCGGGCGAAGCGCTGCGCGGCGAAGTGGACTTCAACCGCGGTTACTGA
- a CDS encoding YcgL domain-containing protein, with protein sequence MKRICSIYRSLKKNEMYLYVLKSDALERVPESLMAAFGKPHHAFDLVLSPERKLSREDITVVLANLEKQGYHLQMPPAEDEYIEHLPEELLRRNDPM encoded by the coding sequence TTGAAACGTATTTGCTCCATTTACCGCAGCCTGAAGAAAAACGAGATGTACCTCTATGTGCTCAAAAGCGATGCACTGGAGCGCGTCCCGGAATCGCTGATGGCGGCGTTCGGCAAGCCGCATCACGCCTTTGACCTGGTGCTGAGCCCCGAGCGCAAACTGTCGCGCGAGGACATCACCGTGGTCCTGGCAAACCTTGAAAAACAGGGTTATCACTTGCAAATGCCGCCGGCCGAGGACGAGTACATCGAACACTTGCCCGAAGAACTGCTGCGTCGCAACGACCCGATGTGA
- a CDS encoding YcgN family cysteine cluster protein, with protein sequence MAATVEPFWKRKTLDQLDPQEWESLCDGCGLCCLQKLEDEEDNSVYYTRIACKLLDLNTCQCTDYPNRRDFVPDCIQLTPGKAEEFQWLPPTCGYRLVSEGKDLPLWHHLVCGDRDAVHHERISQSGRMLAEGSVPEDDWEDHLIFRAG encoded by the coding sequence ATGGCCGCCACAGTCGAACCGTTCTGGAAACGCAAAACCCTCGATCAACTCGATCCGCAGGAATGGGAATCGCTGTGCGACGGCTGTGGCCTGTGCTGCCTGCAAAAGCTCGAAGATGAAGAAGACAACAGCGTCTACTACACGCGCATCGCCTGCAAACTGCTGGACCTGAACACCTGCCAGTGCACCGATTACCCGAACCGTCGCGACTTCGTCCCGGACTGCATCCAGCTCACGCCGGGCAAGGCCGAGGAGTTCCAGTGGCTGCCGCCGACCTGCGGTTATCGGCTGGTCAGCGAGGGCAAGGACCTGCCGCTGTGGCATCACCTGGTGTGCGGCGACCGCGATGCGGTGCACCACGAACGCATTTCCCAGTCCGGGCGCATGCTTGCCGAAGGCAGCGTGCCGGAAGACGATTGGGAAGATCACCTGATTTTCCGGGCGGGCTAA
- a CDS encoding nitroreductase family protein translates to MSANPRVAEYAIHPQFTDRWSPRAFTGEAIPEETLLSFFEAARWAPSAYNSQPWRFLYARRDTPNWERFLGLLNEFNRGWAQHASALVIVISKTTFTAPGATEETPALWHTFDTGSAWGHLALQASISGWHTHGMAGFDQELTRKELNIPEGYALHAAVAVGKLGDKATLAEYLQAREEPSPRRPLSELAAEGDFTL, encoded by the coding sequence ATGAGTGCCAATCCACGCGTTGCCGAATATGCCATCCACCCACAGTTCACTGATCGCTGGTCGCCACGGGCCTTCACCGGCGAAGCCATTCCGGAAGAAACGCTGCTGAGCTTCTTCGAAGCCGCGCGCTGGGCGCCGTCCGCCTACAACTCGCAGCCTTGGCGGTTTCTCTACGCGCGCCGCGACACGCCGAACTGGGAGCGTTTCCTGGGTCTGCTGAATGAGTTCAACCGCGGCTGGGCGCAACACGCCTCGGCGCTGGTGATCGTGATCTCGAAAACCACCTTCACCGCGCCTGGCGCCACCGAAGAAACACCGGCGCTGTGGCACACCTTCGACACCGGCTCGGCCTGGGGCCACTTGGCGCTGCAAGCCAGTATCAGCGGCTGGCACACCCACGGCATGGCCGGTTTCGACCAGGAACTGACCCGCAAGGAGCTGAACATTCCCGAAGGTTATGCGCTGCACGCGGCGGTTGCCGTGGGCAAACTGGGCGATAAAGCGACCCTGGCGGAATACCTGCAAGCCCGCGAAGAACCAAGCCCGCGCCGTCCGCTGAGCGAACTCGCGGCTGAAGGCGACTTCACCCTCTAA